The following coding sequences are from one Pseudopipra pipra isolate bDixPip1 chromosome 16, bDixPip1.hap1, whole genome shotgun sequence window:
- the FLII gene encoding protein flightless-1 homolog — MAATGVLPFVRGVDLSGNDFKGGYFPEHVKAMTSLRWLKLNRTGLCYLPEELAALQKLEHLSVSHNSLTTLHGELSGLPCLRAIVARANSLKNSGVPDDIFQLDDLSVLDLSYNQLTECPRELENAKNMLVLNLGHNSIDTIPNQLFINLTDLLYLDLSDNKLESLPPQMRRLVHLQTLILNNNPLLHAQLRQLPAMTALQTLHLRNTQRTQSNLPTSLEGLVNLADVDLSCNDLSRVPECLYTLGSLRRLNLSSNQITELSLCIDQWTQLETLNLSRNALTSLPSAICKLTKLKKMYLNSNKLDFDGIPSGIGKLTNLEEFMAANNNLELIPESLCRCSKLRKLVLNKNRLVTLPEAIHFLTDVEILDVRENPNLVMPPKPVDRTSEWYNIDFSLQNQLRLAGASPATVAAAAAAGSGTKDPLARKMRLRRRKDSAQDDQAKQVLKGMSDVAQEKNKKIEESGEAKAPDLKTRRWDQGLEKPQLDYSEFFSEDVGQLPGLCVWQIENFVPTLVDEAFHGKFYEADCYIVLKTFLDENGSLNWEIYYWIGQESTLDKKACSAIHAVNLRNYLGAECRCIREEMGDESEEFLHVFDNDISYIEGGTASGFFTVEDTQYVTRLYRVYGKKNVKLEPVALKGTSLDPRFVFLLDHGLDLMVWRGRQATLSSTTKARLFAEKINKNERKGKAEITLLTQGQETPEFWEALGGQPEEIRPCVPDDFQPHKPKLYKVGLGLGYLELPQINYRLSVEHKKRLKADLMPEMRLLQSLLDTKSVYILDCWSDVFIWIGRKSSRLVRAAALKLSQELCTMLHRPKHAMVTRNLEGTECQVFKSKFKNWDDVLRVDYTRNAETVLQDGGLAGKVRKDAEKKDQMKADLTALFLPRQPPMPLSEAEQLMEEWNEDLDGMEGFVLEGKKFARLPEEEFGHFHTHDCYVFLCRYWVPVEYEEDEEKKKKGEGKGEEEGEEEEEEKQPEEDFQCIVYFWQGREASNMGWLTFTFSLQKKFESLFPGKLEVVRMTQQQENPKFLSHFKRRFVIHRGKRKERASPPQPSLYHIRTNGGALCTRCIQINTDAGLLNSEFCFILKVPFESTDNQGIVYTWVGRAADPDEAKLAEDIMNHMFDDSYSKQVINEGEEPENFFWVGIGSQKPYDEDADYMKHSRLFRCSNEKGYFSVSEKCSDFCQDDLADDDIMLLDNGREVYMWVGTQTSQVEIKLSLKACQVYIQHMRSKDPTRPRKLRLVRKGNEPWPFTRCFHAWSVFRKPPA; from the exons ATGGCGGCCACCGGCGTCCTGCCCTTCGTGCGCGGCGTCGACCTGAGCGGCAACGACTTCAAG gGCGGGTACTTCCCGGAGCACGTGAAGGCCATGACCAGCCTGCGCTGGCTGAAGCTGAACCGCACAGGGCTCTGTTACCTGCCCGAGGAGCTCGCTGCCCTCCAGAAGCTG gaacatctctcTGTGAGTCACAACAGCCTCACCACGCTCCATGGAGAGCTCTCCGGCCTGCCCTGCCTCAGG GCCATCGTGGCTCGTGCAAACAGCCTAAAGAACTCAGGAGTCCCTGATGACATCTTCCAGCTGGATGACCTCTCGGTGCTG GACCTGAGCTACAACCAGCTCACAGAGTGTCCCCGGGAGCTGGAGAATGCCAAGAACATGCTGGTCCTCAACCTTGGCCACAACAG CATCGACACCATCCCCAACCAGCTCTTCATCAACCTGACAGACCTGCTCTACCTTGACCTGAGCGACAACAAGCTGGAGAGCCTCCCACCGCAGATGAGACGCCTGGTCCACCTCCAGACCCTCATCCTCAACAACAACCCCCTCCTGCATGCACAGCTCCG gcagctcccagcaaTGACAGCCCTGCAGACCCTCCACCTCCGGAACACCCAGCGCACGCAGAGCAACCTGCCCACCAGCCTCGAGGGCCTGGTGAACCTGGCAG ACGTGGACCTGTCCTGCAACGACCTCAGCCGTGTCCCCGAGTGCCTCTACACCCTGGGCAGCCTGCGGCGCCTCAACCTCAGCAGCAACCAGATCACGGAGCTGTCCCTCTGCATTGACCAGTGGACCCAGCTGGAGACCCTCAACCTGTCCCGCAACGCACTCACCTCCTTACCT tcGGCCATCTGCAAGCTGACCAAGCTGAAGAAGATGTACCTGAACTCCAATAAGCTGGACTTTGACGGGATCCCCTCGGGCATTGGCAAGCTCACCAACCTCGAGGAGTTCATGGCGGCCAACAACAACCTGGAGCTCATCCCCGAGAGCCTGTGCAG GTGCTCCAAGCTGAGGAAGCTGGTGCTGAACAAGAACCGCCTGGTGACACTGCCGGAGGCCATCCACTTCCTGACGGATGTGGAG ATCCTGGATGTCCGTGAGAACCCTAACCTGGTGATGCCCCCGAAGCCGGTGGATCGGACCTCGGAGTGGTACAACATCGACTTCTCCCTGCAGAACCAGCTCCGCCTGGCTGGAGCCTCCCCAGCCACCgtcgctgccgccgccgccgcag ggAGCGGCACTAAGGACCCGCTGGCCCGCAAGATGCGGCTCCGGCGGCGCAAGGACTCTGCCCAGGATGACCAGGCCAAGCAGGTCCTGAAGGGGATGTCAGACGTGGCCCAGGAGAAGAACAAGAAGATAGAG GAGAGCGGGGAGGCGAAGGCGCCGGACCTAAAGACAAGGCGCTGGGACCAGGGCCTGGAGAAGCCACAGCTGGACTACTCGGAGTTCTTCAGCGAGGACGTGGGGCAACTGCCTGGCCTCTGTGTCTGGCAGATCGAGAACTTCGTGCCCACGCTGGTGGACGAGGCTTTCCATGGCAAGTTCTACGAGGCCGACTGCTACATCGTGCTCAAG ACCTTCCTGGATGAGAACGGTTCCCTCAACTGGGAGATCTACTACTGGATCGGGCAGGAGTCCACGCTGGACAAGAAGGCCTGTTCCGCCATCCACGCCGTCAACCTCCGCAACTACCTGGGGGCCGAGTGCCGGTGCATCCGGGAGGAGATGGGGGACGAGAGTGAAGAGTTCCTCCAT GTCTTTGACAACGACATCTCCTACATCGAGGGTGGCACAGCCAGTGGCTTCTTCACTGTTGAGGACACACAATATGTCACCAG GCTGTACCGTGTCTATGGGAAGAAGAATGTCAAGCTGGAGCCAGTGGCACTGAAAGGGACATCACTGGACCCCCG GTTTGTCTTCCTCCTGGACCACGGCCTCGACCTCATGGTGTGGCGTGGGAGACAGGCCACGCTGAGCAGCACCACTAAGGCCAG gcTCTTCGCCGAGAAGATCAACAAGAACGAGCGGAAGGGCAAGGCCGAGATCACGCTGCTCACCCAGGGCCAGGAGACCCCTGAGTTCTGGGAAGCACTGGGGGGGCAGCCTGAGGAGATCCGGCCTTGTGTCCCTGATGACTTCCAGCCCCACAAGCCCAAGCTGTACAAG GTCGGCCTCGGTCTGGGCtacctggagctgccccagatCAATTACAGGCTCTCGGTGGAGCACAAGAAGAGGCTGAAGGCTGATCTGATGCCAGAGATGCGCCTG CTGCAGAGCCTGCTGGACACCAAGAGCGTGTACATCCTGGACTGCTGGTCCGATGTCTTCATCTGGATCGGGAGGAAGTCGTCGCGGCTGGTGCGGGCGGCGGCGCTGAAGCTGAGCCAGGAGCTGTGCACCATGTTGCACCGGCCCAAGCACGCCATGGTCACCAGGAACCTCGAGGGCACCGAGTGCCAG gTGTTCAAGTCCAAGTTCAAGAACTGGGATGACGTCCTGCGTGTGGATTACACCCGGAATGCCGAGACGGTGCTGCAGGATGGTGGCTTGGCTGGCAAGGTCCGGAAGGACGCCGAGAAGAAGGACCAGATGAAGGCCGACCTCACGGCGCTCTTCCTGCCCCGGCAGCCCCCCATGCCCCTCAGCGAG gcagagcagctgatggaggaGTGGAACGAGGACCTGGATGGCATGGAGGGCTTCGTGCTGGAGGGCAAGAAATTCGCTCGCCTGCCTGAGGAGGAGTTCGGCCACTTCCATACCCACGACTGCTATGTCTtcctgtgcag GTACTGGGTGCCAGTGGAGTACgaggaggatgaggagaagaagaagaagggtGAAGgcaaaggggaggaggagggtgaggaagaggaggaggagaagcagccTGAGGAAGACTTCCAGTGCATCGTCTACTTCTGGCAGGGCCGGGAGGCCTCCAACATGGGCTGGCTCACCTTCACCTTCAGCCTCCAGAAGAAGTTTGAGAGTCTCTTCCCTGGCAAGCTGGAG GTGGTGCGCATgacccagcagcaggagaaccCCAAGTTCCTCTCTCACTTCAAGAGGAGGTTTGTGATCCACCGGGGCAAGCGGAAGGAGCGGgccagccctccccagcccagcctctaCCACATCCGCACCAACGGCGGGGCCCTCTGCACCAG GTGCATCCAGATCAACACGGACGCTGGTCTGCTCAACTCCGAGTTCTGCTTCATCCTCAAG GTGCCCTTTGAGAGCACAGACAACCAGGGCATTGTCTACACGTGGGTGGGCCGGGCGGCCGACCCTGACGAGGCCAAGCTGGCCGAGGACATCATGAACCACATGTTTGATGACTCCTACAGCAAACAA GTCATCAACGAGGGAGAAGAACCTGAAAACTTCTTTTGGGTGGGCATCGGGAGCCAGAAGCCCTACGATGAAGACGCCGACTACATGAAGCACTCCCGGCTCTTCAG GTGTTCCAATGAGAAGGGTTATTTCTCCGTGTCGGAAAAGTGCTCAGATTTCTGCCAGGATGATCTGGCTGATGATGACATCATGCTGCTGGACAACGGGCGAGAG GTCTACATGTGGGTGGGCACCCAGACCAGCCAGGTGGAGATCAAGCTGAGCCTCAAGGCATGCCAG GTCTACATCCAGCACATGCGCTCCAAGGACCCCACACGGCCCCGCAAGCTCCGGCTGGTGCGGAAAGGCAACGAGCCCTGGCCCTTCACCCGCTGCTTCCACGCCTGGAGTGTGTTCCGCAAACCACCCGCCTAA
- the MIEF2 gene encoding mitochondrial dynamics protein MID49, with amino-acid sequence MAAFWQQRGRRQEHGGLGGLIDGLGSVFDVLLANARLVLGVSGAAVLAIATLAVKRLIDRATSPRDEGDPKAEQKTLEETWQDLALIKTTPKPPKKQRREDLSEPLLSPAQPLVPDPRACSASVGAPRVKSSPLRCLTLQEKLLSHHSSRLAVPEIQVSLVPQLARSISTQLQNFLRSKCPELPFGRLFLSGALLDGLEVLAADHIHLMLPVVLDAGLWSLIPGEDTVVRDPQYWMIKRVDLGYFPRGCSPWDRFMVGRYLSSNVLNETLHKMLVASINWPAIGGLLGCVIHPVVASRELKLEVKHDQVELSITLFPVVEMEDKVLLAVPPEGLVENLWLESFYRAEVSKVKELDAGDSGARQRCLRILNGVCRSHPTLHKLGGSPVTHVILHLSASGSDWAEESLADRFQQVLEELVAYLEKGVLPSYFNPKINLFSGLLEEEIDEMGFVLYRAMSEPELLLE; translated from the exons ATGGCGGCGTTCTGGCAGCAGCGGGGCCGGCGGCAGGAGCACGGCGGGCTGGGCGGTCTCATCGACGGGCTGGGCAGCGTGTTCGATGTGCTGCTGGCCAACGCCAGGCTGGTGCTGGGCGTGAGCGGCGCGGCCGTGCTGGCCATCGCCACGCTGGCCGTCAAGAGG cTGATCGACCGAGCCACCAGCCCTCGGGATGAAGGTGATCCCAAAGCCGAGCAGAAGACCTTGGAGGAGACCTGGCAGGACTTGGCCTTGATCAAGACTACACCAAAGCCCCCCAAGAAGCAGAGAAGGGAAGACCTCAGCGAgcccctgctctccccagctCAGCCTCTGGTGCCAG aTCCCAGGGCATGCTCTGCCTCTGTGGGGGCTCCTCGGGTGAAGTCCAGCCCTCTGCGCTGCCTCACACTGCAGGAGAAGCTCCTCTCACACCACAGCAGCCGTCTGGCCGTGCCCGAGATCCAGGTGTCCCTCGTCCCTCAGCTGGCCAGGAGCATCAGCACCCAACTGCAGAACTTCCTGCGGAGCaagtgcccagagctgcccttcGGCCGCCTCTTCCTCAGCGGAGCCCTCCTGGACGGCCTGGAGGTCCTGGCAGCCGACCACATCCACCTCATGCTGCCCGTGGTCCTCGACGCTGGGCTCTGGAGCCTCATCCCGGGAGAGGACACCGTGGTGAGGGACCCCCAGTACTGGATGATCAAGAGGGTCGATCTGGGGTATTTCCCCCGTGGGTGCAGCCCCTGGGACAGGTTTATGGTGGGCCGGTACCTCTCCTCCAACGTGCTCAACGAGACCCTCCACAAGATGCTGGTGGCCTCCATCAACTGGCCTGCCATCGGTGGCCTGCTGGGATGTGTCATCCACCCCGTCGTGGCCTCCCGGGAGCTGAAACTGGAGGTCAAACATGATCAGGTCGAGCTGAGCATCACCCTCTTCCCAGTGGTGGAAATGGAGGACAAGGTTCTTCTGGCTGTTCCTCCTGAGGGACTGGTGGAAAACCTCTGGCTCGAGAGCTTTTACAGGGCAGAGGTCTCGAAGGTGAAGGAGCTGGATGCCGGTGACTCCGGAGCTCGGCAGCGCTGCCTCCGCATCCTGAACGGTGTCTGCAGGAGCCACCCCACCCTGCACAAACTGGGGGGCAGCCCCGTGACCCACGTCATCCTGCACCTCAGTGCCTCCGGCTCCGACTGGGCAGAGGAAAGCCTGGCTGACAGGTTCCAGCAGGTGCTCGAGGAGCTGGTGGCCTACCTGGAGAAAGGGGTCCTGCCTTCCTATTTCAACCCCAAAATCAACCTGTTCTCTGGGCTGTTGGAAGAGGAAATCGATGAGATGGGCTTTGTGCTCTACAGGGCCATGTCTGAGCCGGAGCTCCTGCTGGAGTGA